AAATGCAAAGGCTAAGGGGTATTTTCCCGTGGTAGTGGTTTCGGCTATGGGAAGAAAAGGTGAGCCTTATGCTACCGATACACTGTTATCACAAATAGACGATGATTTTAAAGGTGCAAATCCATTAGCAATAGATTTGCTAATGAGTTGTGGTGAAATTATAAGCACTGTAGTAATGTGTAATGAATTAAATAATAATAAAGTTGATGTTGTGCCTTTAACTGGGGGACAAGCAGGTATAATTACAGATAGTAGTTATACAAATGCTGCGATACTTAATGTAGATACAAAAAGGATATTAAGTATTTTGAAAAACGGAAAGGTTCCTGTAGTTGCAGGATTTCAAGGTATGGATGACAAGGGCTATGTTACGACCATTGGTAGAGGCGGAAGTGATGTTACAGCTGCACTGCTTGGGGCGGCGCTTAACGCAGTAGAGGTTCGAATATACACTGATGTAGATGGAATTATGACAGCGGATCCAAGAATAGTTTCTGAGGCAACTTTAATAAAGAAAATAAGTTATGATGAAATATTTCAATTTGCGGATCAAGGAGCAAAGGTTATACACCCAAGAGCAGTGGAGATATGTAAAAAATACAATATACCACTCGTAATAAAAAATACTATGAATGAATGCGACGGAACTGTAATTTCAAATTTTGAAAGTGAAGAAGATGATAATATAATTACAGGAATTACACATATGAATAATAGGGTTCAAATAAAAGTAACTAAAAATTCAGGTTCTAGCTATGATGATCTTTTTGATATTCTAGCTGAAAACCTTATAAGTATAGATCTTATAAATGTTTTTCCTAAAGAGAAAATATTTACTATTGATGAAAAGGACTTTACTAAATTTACTGATTTAATAAAAGAACTTAATATATCTTATTCTTTTGTGAAGGATTGTAGTAAGCTTGCAATTATTGGTTCAAAAATGAGAGGTATACCTGGTGTTATGGCGAGAATACTTAAGGCGTTAACAAAACAAAAAATTGAAGTATTACAAACAGCGGATTCTCATATGACAATATGGTGTCTTGTAGAAACAAGAGATGCCAAAAAAGCTATTATTGCACTACATAGAGAATTTAAATTAGGTTAAAAAATGTATATAGTTTCTCTTAATGCACAAAATAAAGTGAATTAGGAGGAATGCAAATGTTAAAAACTCAAAAAAACAATGAAGATAAGAATAATGATCAGGTAGAAAGTATCAAAGAACTTGGAACAACTAATGTTGCAACTCAGGATGATAGAATTCAAGTTTTACCAATTATTGGACAAATAGAAGGACATATGATGTTATCTCCTCAAACAAAGGCTACTAAGTATGAACATGTTATCCCAGAACTTATTGCTATGGAGAGAGATGAAAAAGTAAAAGGTATTCTTATAGTCCTAAATACTGTAGGAGGAGATGTGGAAGCAGGTCTTGCAATAGCGGAGATGATTCGCAGCGTAAGTAAGCCAACAGTGTCGCTTGTAGTCGGTGGAGGGCATTCAATAGGCATACCACTGGCAACAGCTGCTGAGTACTCATTTATTTCTCCATCTGCAACTATGATAATTCATCCTATAAGAATGAATGGTTTAATCATAGGAGTACCTCAAACTTTTGAGTATTTTAATAAAATGCAAGAGAGAATCACAGAATTTATTATTAGAACCTCAAAGATTGACAAGGAAACGGTAAATAGATTAATGCTTCAAACTGATGAGCTTTTAAATGATATGGGTACTATACTCATAGGAAAACAAGCAGTGGATAATGGACTAATAGATGAAGTTGGTGGAATAAGTGAAGCTTTATCAAAATTAAATGAAATGATAGATAAAGTATAAAAACAGATATAAATAGGTCTAAATGACCTATTTATATCTGTTTTTATTGACTGTTTACTATAACGAATAGATTCTAATGGTAATTTTTATAGAAGTAGTTTAAAATACATTTATAAATCTATTTAAAGTTAAAGGGAATTTATAATGTTTGTAGAAATAATAAAGATAGAACTAATAAAAATTGAGGTGATACTTTGGCCAGAAAAAAAACTAAATCTAAAGGTTCTAAGATTGTAGACAGTGATAGTGAAATTTTTGGAATTATCTTAATAACAATAGGCGTATTAATGTTATTAAGCATATTCTCAACTATATTTTCAAGTTCTAATTCAATATCAGGTATGATTGGTAATTTTATTAATCATCTACTTTTTGCGACTTTGGGGTTAGGTGCATATCTTTCTCCGTTTTTGATATTATTTGTAGGTTTTTGTGATATTGTTAAGAAAGGTAAGATAAATTTTAGTAAAAAGTTTTATGGGATAATGCTTACTATAATGAACACATTGCTATTTATACAAATGTTAACTTTAGATGAGTACTATGTTAAAGGAAATTTTTTACTTGGAATAAATAAAATATATAAATCATCAAGTGTTTTGCATGGGGGTA
This window of the Clostridium estertheticum genome carries:
- the dapG gene encoding aspartate kinase, producing the protein MKILVQKFGGTSVSTKEKRKLVASKVINAKAKGYFPVVVVSAMGRKGEPYATDTLLSQIDDDFKGANPLAIDLLMSCGEIISTVVMCNELNNNKVDVVPLTGGQAGIITDSSYTNAAILNVDTKRILSILKNGKVPVVAGFQGMDDKGYVTTIGRGGSDVTAALLGAALNAVEVRIYTDVDGIMTADPRIVSEATLIKKISYDEIFQFADQGAKVIHPRAVEICKKYNIPLVIKNTMNECDGTVISNFESEEDDNIITGITHMNNRVQIKVTKNSGSSYDDLFDILAENLISIDLINVFPKEKIFTIDEKDFTKFTDLIKELNISYSFVKDCSKLAIIGSKMRGIPGVMARILKALTKQKIEVLQTADSHMTIWCLVETRDAKKAIIALHREFKLG
- a CDS encoding ClpP family protease; the protein is MLKTQKNNEDKNNDQVESIKELGTTNVATQDDRIQVLPIIGQIEGHMMLSPQTKATKYEHVIPELIAMERDEKVKGILIVLNTVGGDVEAGLAIAEMIRSVSKPTVSLVVGGGHSIGIPLATAAEYSFISPSATMIIHPIRMNGLIIGVPQTFEYFNKMQERITEFIIRTSKIDKETVNRLMLQTDELLNDMGTILIGKQAVDNGLIDEVGGISEALSKLNEMIDKV